In Coccidioides posadasii str. Silveira chromosome 4, complete sequence, one genomic interval encodes:
- a CDS encoding uncharacterized protein (EggNog:ENOG410PI02~COG:S), with amino-acid sequence MGLHLNVPQNQLPSRELQEHRNRVWWTAYILDRSWACMLGKPVSIQDEGIDVNLPSTIPWSSETTTEDFADTDYLIASLRIANLGAQITGSIYSRRTHGSSFSCRV; translated from the coding sequence ATGGGCCTTCATCTCAATGTTCCGCAGAATCAGCTACCCAGCCGCGAGCTACAGGAGCATCGGAACCGAGTCTGGTGGACAGCGTACATACTCGATCGAAGTTGGGCGTGCATGCTCGGCAAGCCGGTATCTATCCAAGACGAGGGTATTGATGTCAATCTTCCCTCCACGATTCCATGGTCCTCTGAAACCACTACTGAAGACTTTGCAGATACTGATTATCTGATAGCGAGTCTTCGTATTGCCAATCTGGGTGCTCAGATCACCGGATCAATCTATAGTCGGAGAACACACGGTAGCTCCTTTTCTTGCCGGGTCTAA
- a CDS encoding uncharacterized protein (EggNog:ENOG410PP1X~COG:S): MFQGREGIDWDTTPIYKYFRDKYKELFQELENESAKEGPINITGDEEVEDDNTESPDAVTVERTQADTVFEAILDMRKSKQGLKPQLTLKTVAEYLLKRFEMVSLDYAIDLMKARASYLVEMMDNARTSSSVDWSRKTIYKQLKKAERSASTQDVCNTPLHPRPPEDQENSSSSPEESDEEDLPRQRRARMSILRPKLSSVPTKRAGKSAKQPPSEASDSEELEDMNLIEYTPTPPGGHHMTQEPLPPRVNELARSVISISDLETSSPHARSVQEAVEPPGKTGPFINGNSTMPSPALAPPDVNYPPDTWICSVHGCGKAVYKASSKRSKEVILDHSLVHANDTQTKLNLVFAEQRLNVNASVDHLLNRIRDFGSLQEDAGDGEIDSGSKKIKVHE, encoded by the exons ATGTTTCAGGGGAGAGAAGGCATTGACTGGGATACTACGCCTATCTACAAATATTTTCGGGACAAATACAAG GAATTATTCCAGGAACTAGAAAATGAATCTGCCAAGGAAGGTCCTATCAACATCACCGGCGACGAAGAGGTTGAGGATGATAATACCGAATCACCGGATGCTGTTACCGTTGAAAGAACGCAGGCCGATACTGTATTTGAGGCTATTCTTGATATGCGGAAGTCAAAACAAGGCCTCAAACCGCAACTGACATTGAAAACTGTCGCAGAATACTTGCTAAAGCGCTTTGAGATGGTTTCCTTAGATTATGCTATTGATCTAATGAAAGCACGTGCAAGTTATTTGGTTGAGATGATGGATAACGCGAGGACTTCATCCTCCGTTGACTGGTCCCGGAAAACGATTTATAAACAATTAAAAAAAGCGGAACGTTCGGCCAGCACCCAAGACGTCTGCAACACTCCCTTACATCCTCGCCCTCCGGAGGACCAAGAGAattcttcatcttctcccGAAGAAAGCGACGAGGAGGATCTTCCAAGGCAGAGACGAGCACGTATGTCAATTCTTCGGCCGAAATTAAGTTCTGTTCCTACGAAGCGTGCTGGAAAGTCCGCCAAGCAACCCCCAAGTGAAGCTTCCGACTCGGAGGAATTAGAAGACATGAATCTAATCGAATATACCCCGACGCCACCTGGAGGACACCACATGACTCAAGAACCGCTGCCTCCGAGAGTAAATGAGCTTGCGCGATCCGTCATCTCTATTTCCGACTTAGAAACATCATCTCCTCACGCGAGGTCCGTACAGGAGGCTGTAGAGCCACCTGGCAAAACTGGACCCTTTATCAATGGCAATTCCACAATGCCATCTCCAGCACTGGCGCCGCCCGACGTTAATTACCCCCCAGACACATGGATTTGTTCCGTGCATGGATGCGGCAAGGCGGTCTACAAAGCTTCCTCGAAGCGATCCAAAGAAGTAATCCTTGACCACTCACTAGTGCATGCTAATGATACCCAGACAAAGCTGAACTTAGTGTTTGCTGAGCAACGGCTGAATGTCAATGCTTCCGTGGACCATCTCCTAAATAGAATTCGCGATTTTGGATCCCTTCAAGAAGACGCCGGCGATGGGGAGATAGATTCCGGCTCGAAGAAGATAAAAGTCCACGAATGA
- a CDS encoding uncharacterized protein (EggNog:ENOG410PI02~COG:S) — protein MQSAYIPAVTGVSRSNRAAQAPEATQRTKSVGGPCRAETARTAPPDPSSAVSATSVEANTLQGADTGPATLAAETGDGVRNPLLDERPWFFPLTSEMPILVGEATDVAFATRFRQELLGNSQSHFLRTQNVHDETICSQWNSEYPWSTPSRARFLLKVSLSTYCMPTLLPRAEELYSSTSGTGNS, from the exons ATGCAAAGTGCATATATCCCAGCCGTAACCGGCGTGTCAAGGTCTAACAGAG CCGCCCAGGCTCCCGAGGCCACCCAGCGAACCAAGTCAGTTGGAGGCCCATGTAGGGCCGAAACGGCCAGGACTGCCCCTCCGGATCCATCTTCAGCCGTGTCTGCCACGAGTGTCGAGGCAAACACGTTGCAGGGTGCCGATACCGGTCCTGCAACGCTGGCCGCGGAGACTGGGGATGGTGTTCGAAATCCACTGCTAGATGAGCGTCCGTGGTTTTTCCCTTTGACTTCGGAGATGCCCATCCTTGTAGGGGAAGCCACCGATGTAGCATTTGCTACTAGGTTCCGCCAAGAGTTATTAGGAAACTCGCAGAGTCACTTTCTGCGCACTCAAAACGTACATGACGAGACCATCTGTTCCCAATGGAACTCGGAATACCCCTGGTCTACTCCTTCAAGAGCCCGTTTTCTGCTCAAGGTGTCACTCAGTACTTACTGTATGCCGACGCTACTACCTCGTGCAGAGGAGCTCTACTCTTCAACTTCTGGAACAGGCAATTCATAA
- a CDS encoding uncharacterized protein (BUSCO:284176at4751~EggNog:ENOG410PFSU~COG:J~BUSCO:10787at33183) encodes MSNLEGVFAVHKPGGISSADVLRDLQRHFNPSKFFQPWLTAERERRKQEPRNQQRRRRDKRIQVKIGHGGTLDPIATGVLITGVGKGTKQLNNFLACTKTYEAVVLFGVATDSYDRVGKVVSRAPYEHITRENVEEALKGFRGKIMQRPSIFSALKVQGKKLYEYAREGKEPPVEIAERPVEVTNLEIVEWYEPGTHGWKWPTEEAGPTEKNVAEKMISKEKDFIEKEQKHVQEDKSLKRKPSPSADGTITEEAEPSSKRQKVNPSNTQTETAPEPTTADSLPVAASEPQESQSASDCVQPIPPPPAVKLTMTVSSGFYVRSLAHDLGLALNSNAIMSSLVRTRQGDFELSADKILEYKDLEAGEEVWGPKVQRFLDEWQEKMKSKTEENGSGNESQ; translated from the exons ATGTCCAACCTTGAGGGAGTTTTCG CCGTTCATAAGCCCGGTGGGATCTCCTCCGCCGACGTCCTTCGAGATCTTCAGCGCCACTTCAACCCGTCCAAATTCTTCCAACCTTGGCTCACGGCCGAGCGCGAGCGTCGTAAGCAGGAGCCGAGAAACCAGCAGCGAAGACGCCGAGATAAGCGCATCCAAGTGAAAATAGGACATGGAGGCACGCTCGACCCAATTGCCACCGGCGTGCTAATCACTGGTGTGGGGAAAGGGACGAAACAATTGAACAACTTCCTCGCGTGCACGAAGACGTACGAGGCCGTGGTCCTGTTCGGTGTTGCAACCGATTCGTATGATCGCGTAGGGAAAGTGGTTAGCCGGGCGCCATACGAGCATATTACGAGGGAGAATGTGGAGGAGGCACTGAAGGGCTTTAGAGGCAAGATTATGCAGCGGCCTTCGATATTCTCGGCGCTCAAAGTTCAAGGAAAGAAGCTCTACGAGTATGCTAGAGAGGGAAAAGAGCCGCCTGTGGAGATTGCAGAGAGGCCGGTCGAAGTAACGAATTTGGAGATCGTGGAATGGTATGAGCCCGGGACGCATGGATGGAAATGGCCCACGGAAGAAGCCGGACCTACAGAGAAAAACGTCGCGGAGAAAATGATTTCAAAAGAGAAGGATTTTATTGAAAAGGAACAGAAGCATGTGCAGGAAGACAAGTCTCTTAAAAGGAAGCCATCGCCATCGGCTGATGGAACTATAACAGAGGAAGCAGAACCTTCGTCGAAGCGTCAGAAGGTAAATCCTTCCAACACCCAAACCGAAACAGCACCAGAACCCACAACAGCAGACTCGCTACCGGTCGCTGCGTCTGAGCCTCAGGAATCTCAATCTGCATCAGACTGCGTACAACCAATCCCCCCACCACCGGCTGTAAAACTCACCATGACAGTTTCCTCTGGCTTCTATGTCCGCTCCCTTGCGCACGACCTTGGTCTAGCGCTGAACAGCAATGCAATAATGAGTTCCCTGGTCCGCACTCGTCAGGGAGATTTCGAACTCTCAGCAGATAAGATTTTAGAGTATAAGGATCTTGAGGCTGGTGAAGAGGTATGGGGACCAAAAGTGCAGAGGTTCCTAGATGAGTGGCAGGAGAAGATGAAAAGCAAAACCGAAGAAAATGGAAGTGGGAATGAGAGCCAATGA
- a CDS encoding uncharacterized protein (EggNog:ENOG410PJRI~COG:S~BUSCO:2126at33183) — MSLNGLDDPAIIESYQTALTEAGGWFLIKYVSRDVVALLARGTGGVAEIRITIDSYEEKSPLYGFLQYRRRKVILRYVPEGVSRILQARISVQFQSVLDKFSPHDTVFSLTVSSELTENALSSACLLHTASRSMTSSSSSLRRCQLGEITEDAEVEESASIADRSIAESSLAVDDRRGSIYSRTSEATAVPGRYKAGESQAPSVAETASIRSRGYSDHRSEKPLPSIPHDYTRSRTNGVAHKNLVDQLSQCANEPRKSTQSSRPSTRDLDQASLRPPKIKLGPRPSVDVNGRPRTAGSMGRSRESRPVAALPAGVRLTSRRSYAPRPKSQPDLIPPTLADAPPIPTLLPPPPVLGSFSRNPPASPKSARSVASPIGVTPEKQRLMKALELRKRQIEKQSQEAKRRNQQEEAEPRELKHDTSQDILTRPCVKPEVCEIKVEEVQETKPEEPADSSQSIPELPAAVEAEAKVPVGDPSKLDSAVDLSVAEQTPQKDVSTPSMVLDHAEASSSLALSSGTPHTPVTDVTELSKADQHDHPPSSPSPAGKTTASADDTLAQLNKSLDAREPADINPCEIEIPSDLQCPDTPTPRAIPVEFSQTTDPESERSSIERPGSTNASEEISQPDTEVSQYQSDVSLPIAEDKNTEQDPESQGDNEKHNDRKQKRRAILEPIHIPGRNEDLDEENLLSDDSFMEELKSATVQEAKPVAVPKTPLTPFSTSGDLSSSERWRGSRIVSNPSAGGIDIQALPIGRSASGSYFNNQDAIPVLVAKKVNVSSGISKRIKALEMFSSRESGPSHAPVVPSSSTSTSPFEKFRKRATMSPANVLSPSTPKGNKSQAAQEGSNQIPKRNDSLSPTGSTKGKPNSVSVTARIVRDPSAPPPDPSVDPSEPSVLNLQRSQLIVEHDGDGETHSTRPISPPPKQERKRWSISSIGSKHIPDAIPLRRSDSTTSKLSVSSRSKLDGPLPRLSTDTHTHLDSVDEVLEDKKESRKSRLMRRMSTITSHSRRGIINALSPTVKEEDPPTPPPKEEEEQSPELPQVVDIGEVNVQFPDTLLWKRRFMRIDDHGYLILTPGTIDGTTRNIIKRYHLSEFRTPSLPDQDRQELPNSIVLDFKNGSTLQCACESRNGQKAVLQILLEAHNSYQHR, encoded by the exons ATGTCTCTTAATGGCTTAGATGATCCAGCCATCATCGAGTCCTACCAGACTGCCTTGACCGAGGCCGGAGGGTG GTTCCTTATCAAATATGTCTCCAGAGACGTGGTCGCGCTTCTGGCCAGAGGTACGGGCGGCGTCGCTGAAATCCGCATTACAATCGATAGCTACGAAGAGAAGTCTCCGCTCTATGGATTCTTACAATATCGCCGGAGGAAAGTCATACTGAGATATGTTCCCGAGGGGGTTTCGAGGATCTTGCAAG CACGGATCTCCGTCCAGTTCCAATCGGTATTGGATAAATTTTCACCGCATGACACAGTCTTTTCTCTGACGGTTTCCTCCGAACTTACCGAAAATGCGTTATCGTCCGCCTGTTTGCTCCATACCGCATCTCGCTCCATGACCTCATCCTCCAGTTCCTTAAGACGTTGCCAGTTAGGAGAGATCACAGAAGACGCTGAAGTGGAAGAGAGTGCCTCGATCGCGGATAGATCGATCGCCGAGAGTAGCTTGGCTGTTGATGACCGGAGAGGAAGTATTTATAGTCGAACTTCCGAGGCCACAGCTGTACCAGGGCGTTATAAGGCGGGAGAATCACAGGCTCCTTCAGTGGCTGAAACTGCGTCAATACGGTCAAGAGGCTACTCAGACCATAGGTCTGAGAAACCATTGCCTTCTATCCCACACGACTACACACGGAGTCGAACAAACGGGGTAGCTCACAAAAACCTAGTGGATCAACTCTCCCAGTGCGCGAATGAGCCGCGAAAATCAACTCAGTCTTCAAGGCCCTCAACTAGAGATCTAGACCAAGCGAGCCTACGTCCACCAAAGATAAAACTAGGACCTCGCCCGTCAGTGGATGTGAATGGCCGACCTCGCACCGCCGGATCTATGGGTAGATCGCGTGAAAGTCGTCCGGTAGCCGCACTCCCTGCCGGTGTTCGGTTAACCAGCAGAAGAAGCTATGCTCCTCGACCCAAGTCTCAACCGGATCTTATTCCTCCAACTCTTGCGGATGCCCCTCCAATCCCCACACTTTTGCCTCCTCCCCCCGTCCTAGGTTCATTTTCGAGAAACCCACCTGCTTCCCCTAAATCCGCCAGAAGCGTTGCTTCTCCGATCGGAGTGACTCCGGAGAAGCAAAGGCTAATGAAGGCTCTAGAATTACGGAAAAGACAGATAGAAAAACAATCCCAGGAAGCCAAGAGACgcaatcagcaagaagaggcGGAACCGAGAGAATTGAAGCATGATACGTCCCAAGATATTTTAACGAGGCCCTGTGTCAAGCCTGAAGTTTGTGAAATCAAAGTTGAAGAAGTACAAGAGACAAAACCAGAAGAACCAGCTGACTCATCGCAAAGCATTCCCGAACTGCCTGCGGCTGTTGAAGCCGAAGCGAAAGTTCCAGTGGGTGACCCATCCAAACTTGACTCAGCCGTTGATCTCTCTGTCGCTGAACAGACCCCTCAAAAGGATGTTTCGACGCCGTCCATGGTCCTTGATCATGCTGAAGCATCTTCATCTCTGGCTCTTTCATCAGGCACGCCCCACACTCCTGTTACTGATGTTACTGAACTATCTAAGGCCGATCAACATGATCATCCCCCGTCTAGCCCTAGCCCTGCTGGAAAGACGACAGCTTCGGCGGATGATACACTCGCGCAATTAAATAAGTCTCTGGATGCTAGGGAGCCGGCGGACATCAACCCATGTGAGATTGAGATACCATCTGATCTTCAATGTCCAGATACCCCTACCCCACGCGCAATTCCGGTTGAATTCTCTCAGACAACGGATCCTGAATCAGAGCGTTCTTCTATCGAACGACCGGGGTCTACGAATGCAAGTGAAGAGATATCTCAGCCTGATACCGAGGTCTCTCAATATCAGTCAGACGTTTCATTGCCTATCGCTGAAGACAAAAACACAGAGCAAGATCCAGAATCTCAAGGAGATAATGAAAAGCACAATGATCGCAAACAGAAACGTCGTGCTATTCTTGAGCCTATCCATATTCCGGGGCGCAATGAGGACTTGGATGAAGAAAACTTGCTCTCGGATGATTCGTTCATGGAAGAACTGAAATCAGCAACTGTTCAGGAAGCCAAACCAGTCGCTGTGCCTAAGACTCCTCTTACCCCGTTTTCCACGAGTGGAGATCTTTCTTCTTCGGAGAGGTGGAGAGGTTCTCGAATTGTATCAAATCCAAGTGCCGGTGGCATAGACATACAGGCGCTCCCTATCGGAAGATCTGCATCAGGGTCGTACTTCAATAATCAGGATGCGATTCCGGTACTCGTGGCAAAGAAAGTCAATGTTTCCTCGGGCATCTCTAAACGCATTAAAGCCTTGGAGATGTTTTCTAGCCGCGAGTCCGGCCCGAGCCATGCACCCGTAGTTCCATCGTCATCCACTTCAACCTCTCCATTCGAGAAATTCCGCAAACGAGCCACGATGAGCCCGGCTAATGTGCTTTCTCCTAGTACCCCTAAGGGGAATAAATCCCAAGCAGCACAAGAAGGTAGTAACCAAATACCTAAACGCAACGATTCACTCTCTCCCACTGGCTCAACGAAGGGAAAGCCAAACTCAGTTTCTGTGACCGCCCGGATCGTTCGTGACCCTTCTGCTCCTCCTCCAGATCCTTCTGTCGATCCCTCTGAGCCCAGTGTTTTGAATCTTCAGCGCAGCCAGTTGATAGTCGAACATGACGGCGACGGCGAAACACATTCAACAAGGCCAATATCCCCACCAccaaaacaagaaagaaaacgCTGGTCTATTTCGTCCATTGGCTCCAAGCACATTCCTGATGCAATTCCTCTACGACGTTCTGATTCAACTACAAGCAAACTCTCTGTTTCGTCACGCTCTAAGTTGGATGGTCCCCTTCCACGCTTATCTACTGATACACACACCCACCTCGATAGTGTTGATGAAGTACTAGAGGACAAGAAAGAGTCTAGAAAGTCGCGATTGATGCGGCGTATGTCGACAATAACATCACATTCCCGGCGGGGTATAATCAACGCTCTCAGCCCAACAGTGAAGGAAGAAGACCCACCAACCCCGCCAccaaaagaagaagaggaacaAAGTCCAGAACTTCCACAAGTCGTTGATATTGGGGAGGTAAACGTGCAATTCCCAGATACGCTGCTTTGGAAACGCCGATTTATGCGTATCGATGACCACGGATACCTCATCTTGACCCCGGGAACCATCGATGGGACCACAAGAAATATTATCAAACGGTATCACCTCTCTGAATTTCGGACGCCATCTCTACCAGACCAGGATAGACAAGAATTGCCAAACAGTATTGTGCTAGATTTCAAGAACGGAAGCACTTTGCAATGCGCCTGTGAGTCGAGGAACGGCCAGAAAGCTGTTCTTCAGA TACTTCTCGAAGCCCACAATTCATATCAGCATCGATAA
- a CDS encoding uncharacterized protein (SECRETED:SignalP(1-21)~EggNog:ENOG410PGPE~COG:O~BUSCO:8823at33183): MARLSSLLVASLALLTNVVNADSAVLDLIPSNFEKVVLGSGKPGLVEFFAPWCGHCRNLAPVYEQLGHAFAHASDKLHISKVDADAHKSLGKKNKVQGFPTLKWFDGKSAEGEEYEGGRDLESLAKFVTDKTGVKPKGIKKAGDSVVKMLTDQSFAKEVGGDKHVFVAFTAPWCGHCKTLAPTWEALTEDFMREPDVLIAKVDAEAEQSKATARDQKVTGYPTIKFFPKGSKEGETYSGPRSEDALVNFVNEKCGTHRAVGGGLNAKGGAIEALDDIVARYVSGGAIAEIAKDIKAAAGDLKQKYAQYYVKVATKLSENSGYAAKELARLEKMKSKGSLAPEKLDDLVSRSNILRRFLGKEGKKGAKDEL, translated from the exons ATGGCTCGATTGAGCAGCCTCCTCGTGGCCTCCCTGGCTCTCCTCACCAATGTCGTCAATGCCGACTCCGCCGTCCTCGATCTAATCCCCTCCAACTTTGAAAAAGTCGTCCTTGGATCCGGCAAGCCGGGACTCGTCGAGTTCTTCGCCCCCTGGTGCGGGCACTGCCGCAACCTTGCTCCGGTCTACGAACAGCTCGGCCACGCCTTCGCCCATGCAAGTGATAAACTGCATATCAGCAAGGTTGATGCGGATGCGCATAAGTCTCTAGGCAAGAAGAATAAGGTCCAGGGCTTCCCAACGCTGAAATGGTTCGATGGGAAGAGCGCTGAGGGTGAAGAGTATGAGGGTGGAAGGGATCTGGAGAGCCTAGCCAAGTTTGTTACGGATAAGACCGGCGTGAAGCCCAAAGGGATAAAAAAGGCTGGGGACAGCGTGGTGAAGATGTTGACGGATCAGTCGTTTGCGAAGGAAGTTGGAGGAGATAAGCATGTTTTTGTGGCCTTTACGGCTCCATGGTGCGGCC ACTGCAAAACCCTGGCTCCTACATGGGAAGCTCTCACTGAGGATTTCATGCGTGAACCTGACGTCCTTATCGCGAAAGTCGACGCTGAAGCAGAACAGTCGAAAGCCACTGCCCGCGACCAAAAGGTCACTGGCTACCCAACAATTAAATTCTTCCCCAAGGGTTCTAAGGAAGGCGAGACCTACAGTGGTCCCCGGTCTGAAGACGCTCTGGTTAATTTCGTGAACGAGAAATGCGGAACACACCGTGCCGTAGGAGGAGGATTGAATGCCAAAGGCGGGGCCATTGAAGCTCTCGATGATATTGTAGCCAGATACGTTTCCGGAGGAGCAATTGCTGAGATTGCAAAGGACATTAAGGCTGCCGCAGGAGATCTCAAGCAGAAATATGCGCAGTATTATGTCAAGGTGGCCACCAAGCTTTCCGAGAATTCTGGATATGCTGCTAAAGAGCTGGCGAGAttggagaagatgaagagcAAGGGTAGCCTGGCCCCAGAGAAATTAGACGATCTGGTCTCAAGATCCAATATCTTGAGAAGATTTTTGGGCaaggaaggaaagaaaggaGCCAAAGATGAGCTTTGA
- a CDS encoding uncharacterized protein (EggNog:ENOG410PTN9~COG:S) has product MSGTGTPNRASITSPSTIKQGTPAEASTEDNGSQQLAVAVDDLLDHLQHRFTNVSNEIFGKLDDMARRLDELEASLTIASEADRSN; this is encoded by the exons ATGAGCGGTACCGGCACCCCTAACCGTGCTTCCATTACCTCTCCAAGTACAATAAAGCAAGGGACACCCGCAGAG GCATCAACCGAAGACAACGgctcccagcagctcgccGTGGCAGTCGACGATCTCCTAGATCATCTACAGCACCGGTTTACCAATGTGTCGAACGAGATATTTGGAAAAT TGGACGATATGGCGCGAAGACTCGATGAATTGGAAGCTTCCCTGACAATTGCCAGCGAGGCAGACCGATCAAATTAA
- a CDS encoding uncharacterized protein (EggNog:ENOG410PP1X~COG:S) yields the protein MTARIESILAARSPSLTDENDWEEFTLSDVKVRIPGKVRYANLLYASPENPVSVTGQLELVEEHQKPLVLDENYRAKRVIIENVTHFAYGQHDDGEVGIWVAGKPGWFSVSPAKGYKAVFNEMVEAVDLLYFITDKHQPKARRRKQWNPKLDYLLDQVRPVPSL from the exons ATGACTGCGCGAATTGAAAGTATTCTCGCTGCCAGGAGCCCTTCCCTTACAGATGAGAATGACTGGGAAGAGTTCACCTTGAGTGATGTCAAGGTCCGGATTCCAGGCAAGGTCCGATACGCCAATCTCCTGTATGCATCTCCCGAGAACCCCGTCTCTGTCACTGGACAGTTAGAACTGGTCGAAGAACATCAAAAGCCTCTAG TTTTGGATGAAAATTATCGCGCGAAACGAGTTATCATTGAAAATGTGACGCACTTTGCTTATGGCCAACATGACGATGGGGAAGTCGGAATTTGGGTCGCTGGAAAGCCGGGGTGGTTTTCGGTCTCTCCGGCCAAGGGCTACAAAGCGGTATTCAACGAAATGGTCGAAGCTGTTGatcttttatattttataACAGacaaacaccaaccaaaGGCTCGGAGGAGAAAGCAATGGAATCCTAAACTGGACTACCTCCTTGATCAAGTGAGGCCCGTTCCATCGTTATAG
- the EBP2 gene encoding rRNA-processing protein and EBNA1-binding protein ebp2 (EggNog:ENOG410PIFB~COG:A~BUSCO:12862at33183), with product MVKKSKLLNALDAHKGRDFDKERQKKLQKAAEKKKRLRAERQKEEKEVDNEEKVNGPEDSSNVNEEKQDTAAVTKKGDERKEDPKATRAETNASGDEGDSENEDEHDENDLDAEEADSDEDIPLSELSEDDRADVIPHQRLTINNSAAIRASLKRISFINESTPFSEHNSLTSTEQMDIPDPNDDLNRELAFYKVCVSAATNARSLLKKEGVPFSRPTDYFAEMVKSDEHMGKIKKKLFEEAAAKKASAEAKKQRELKKFGKQVQIAKLQQRQKEKRETLEKINSLKRKRKIDGGAPTEDEDLFDVALEDAGKSERKKQNPTGGPNPKRQKKNEKYGFGGKKRFAKSGDAMSSGDLKGFSVSKMKGKKPGGAAKRPGKSRRAAAKR from the exons ATGgtgaagaaaagcaaattgCTCAACGCCCTTGACGCCCACAAGGGCCGAGATTTCGACAAGGAGCGTCAGAAAAAGCTacaaaaagcagcagagaagaagaaacgaCTAAGGGCGGAACGCcagaaggaagaaaaggaagtgGATAACGAGGAG AAGGTGAACGGACCTGAAGACTCAAGCAATGTCAACGAAGAAAAACAAGATACTGCTGCTGTTACCAAGAAAGGAGACGAGAGGAAAGAAGACCCAAAAGCGACACGGGCAGAGACCAATGCGTCCGGAGACGAGGGGGATTCTGAAAATGAGGACGAACACGACGAAAATGACCTCGATGCCGAAGAGGCAGATTCAGACGAAGACATCCCCCTTTCAGAGCTTTCTGAAGACGATCGAGCAGACGTAATACCGCACCAACGACTCACCATCAACAATTCTGCCGCTATACGAGCATCTCTCAAGCGGATATCCTTCATCAACGAAAGCACACCATTCTCAGAGCATAACTCCCTCACATCCACAGAGCAAATGGACATACCCGACCCCAACGACGATCTAAATCGTGAACTAGCTTTCTATAAAGTTTGTGTATCTGCAGCTACGAACGCCCGGAGCCtattaaagaaagaaggTGTTCCGTTTTCTAGACCGACGGATTACTTTGCGGAGATGGTCAAGAGTGATGAGCATATGGGCAAGATTAAAAAGAAATTGTTCGAGGAAGCAGCCGCGAAGAAAGCTAGTGCAGAAGCGAAGAAGCAGCGTGAATTGAAGAAGTTCGGAAAGCAAGTGCAGATTGCGAAGCTGCAGCAGCGacagaaggagaagagagagacgcTGGAGAAGATCAACAGTTTGAAAAGAA AACGCAAAATCGACGGTGGAGCTCCAACTGAGGACGAAGATCTTTTTGACGTTGCACTCGAAGACGCCGGTAAATCCGAGCGCAAGAAGCAAAATCCTACGGGTGGACCAAATCCTAAACGGCAAAAGAAGAACGAAAAGTACGGTTTCGGAGGGAAGAAGCGATTTGCGAAGAGTGGAGATGCAATGTCGAGTGGTGATTTGAAAGGGTTCTCTGTAAGCAAGATGAAAGGGAAGAAACCTGGTGGTGCAGCAAAGCGGCCAGGCAAGAGTAggagggcagcagcaaaGAGATGA